GTTTGAGCGGTAAGTGCAAACCGGCGCCGGAATATATTGCCAAAATACGAGCTGTACAAACGGAGGTCTTGAACAAATCGAATACGACGATGGTGCGTCAAATCACTACACGCTTAGCCTCACTCACACCGCTGATTAAGTTGCCTGAAGTGATTTGCCCCTACAAGCGTACACTCACCGAACTGGAGCTATTCGAATTTTACAATCCCGGCTATCGCTGCGAACGCTATCACGACATTCAACTGCTCAAGGAGCTGTATGAACGCTTAAAGAAGCCACGCGAGCCCGCTTGGGATTTGAGCATTGAATCTTTGAAAGCCATCATCCTTCGACAGGAGAGCCCCGATAAACGTGCACTGTACTTTGTGGAGATGATTAGCATTTTAGAGGAGATGCGTGGCAGACCGCCCATAGACTTCGATGAGAAAATACTTGATAATACGGAACGTGAGCGCACAtgttatgtgtatgtgcgtggcATTATCTCAACGGGCATCGATGAGTGGGAAGAGCTGACGCTCACCATCGAGGAAGCCTTCTTAAAGGCGGCATGGAAGGAGTACGTAGACAATTATTCCAAGGCCTCAGAGGAGGGTGCGGGTGGCGATGCTGAGAATATAGAGATGCTGCTAAATGAATTCGACGAAGACGAAATAAAAATGTGGCTGGCTAAAGAGTTGCGTCATCGCAAGCCGTTCCGCGACACGCTCTACATGCAAACCTACACACATGTGTGTAATTTTATTGAGGACATTGTCTCGGTTATTGAGAGCACAGACATCGTTTAAGCTATTCGGAGCTTTTAGTGTGGACATAACCTTAATATACAAATGATCCGGAGGTTAACTATTCGAATATGGCTCAAATACACATGCGAtccttatatatacatatatatatgagagTTACGTAGGCAAAGAATTTCTACgattatttctataatttttgtatattttacttgtgtatacatacatatataataaagagagggaaattttgcatttcaattcataaaatttgcttattattgCATTCtgtagaatatacatatgtatgtaggtgcatTTTACAATtgcacaaataataataatgcagaCAATATTTTGCcattaatttatattgcttaatatttttaaaacatattatttgGTATTCATCACAAAGTAGCTTAAAAAATGTTCGCCATGGAGTATTATCGTGTGCGCAATCAATAAGAAGTGCCTATTTTAAATTCGAATTTAGAGAtcatttagtttttgtttttactttaattctTGCTAAGTTGtggtataatattttcaataaaccaTTTGCTTGTCATTTGCAAGTGATCGCCCTCAACGGACAGATATATGAGTCTGCCATCTCTGTCTAATTGTTTGAGCCCAAGCTGAAAAAATtagcgtaaattaaaaaaaaatctatagacaaaaaagcttttaagtTTACATCTTCAAATAAGGGACTTTCGTTCAGAGGACGAATAATCGTGTCTTGTCCAGGACTGTAGAATCCGAACCATTGCGATTCCTTCGGTTGTACGATAGTGTCATTCAAGAACATAACCATAACAAATctgcaaaaatattcaaacgtTAATATTTTGGTAGACATTTTCAAATACACTTAGTACACACTTCTCGAGCTTATTTAAATTGTCTATATAAGTTAGATTGATAAACACTTCATTGTTTATGTTTGAAAGAAATGAACTCTTTTGCCGATATTCCTCTTCTTTCAATGGGTCATGCCAATACGTAGCTTGCACTAAATCACGCTGCATCCATctgtttaaatgaaaatttaattaaaaaaacaaatgaaaccaatttttttaacaacGAACTCTTTGTAAGCAGCGCGACGCAATAACTTCCGCAAGTGTTCACAGGTCGTACTGGTCAGCGAGGGACATTTTGGCAAGCCGAAGACACCTTGATGCTGTCCGCCTAATGTAATGAGCGTTTTCATAGGTGGCGTAGAGCAGCGTTGAGCCACGGCACGTCTGCATTATTTGaagtataatacatatataaataacaataaaatattgattgGGTATTCATACTTACAAGAATTGACCGCCTTGTGAGAAGCCAATAGCATTATAACCGTTTGTTAGTTGCGCATCTTTGGCCAACTGCTCACATACATAACGCACTTGATCGTCGGGATGTATGAAGAAACCGCTTTCATAGTCCAGCGCAATATTGccaccaattttcaatgacCGTACGTATGTGCCATTTGTTTCCGCttgaattaatttctttatggCACCCAAGCTGAATGGAAGACAGCAAGTATCACCTAGAAATATGTATTAAGTAGACATGACTTTGTATTCAAGCGAACCACTTACCCATTCCATGCCAAAGTACAACCGGTAATGTATTGGAAGCGGCTAGAATGCTATTGCCGCATAGCAATATAATCAAACTTTTAATTAGAAACATTATATTCATTATTTCTTTGGAGTTTTAAAAAGTTGACATCACTTCTCGTTAAAGATATCGCAGTAATTAAAATCTTATGAAATTCAAACAAAGAAATTAGTTTCTAATCACAGCTGTAAGCATAATCAATTTGGATTGGAAACATAAACAATATGTAGGGATGCATTTTCCCGGCGTATTTCAAATCAATTTTGACGTACTACTTCAGTTGGTTTTAATGTagagtaaaatatttatatatacgagtatacttaatagatagtttttatttaatttaatagcGCTAAAtgttatttctactttttttgctttaaagttttaaaatgcGATAATGGTGCATACAATGTTAGAGTTTTGGTGCATTCAAGAGGGTTAATTCGTATAAAAAAAAcgccaatttttataaattttttacgaagcacttaaatatatttttcaaaaattcaaattgattCCTTCAGTCGAGCATCGAGTGAGCAAAACgctttaaatattgaaatctgATATATGACCTTTATAGGACGGATAGACTTTAAACACAAAAtgcttgaaataaaaaaaattaaaagaactgctcctcattaaatgaaaaacttttgtagaGTTGCATATAGTAAGCtgtgacattttatttatttacatatgtatgtgtgtacctAAATATAGCGGAAGTTATTTATAAGGATTTATAATCAGATTTGAATTCAAAACTAATGCACTCCATTTGTTGCAGCGCTTGTACCgatcggttgttgttgttgtgattgttgcATTAAATGTTGTTTATTACTCGAGAAATCTATGCAAGAACCTGACGTTAAATCGATCTCTTCAGAA
The DNA window shown above is from Bactrocera tryoni isolate S06 chromosome 4, CSIRO_BtryS06_freeze2, whole genome shotgun sequence and carries:
- the LOC120774361 gene encoding palmitoyl-protein thioesterase 1; amino-acid sequence: MNIMFLIKSLIILLCGNSILAASNTLPVVLWHGMGDTCCLPFSLGAIKKLIQAETNGTYVRSLKIGGNIALDYESGFFIHPDDQVRYVCEQLAKDAQLTNGYNAIGFSQGGQFLRAVAQRCSTPPMKTLITLGGQHQGVFGLPKCPSLTSTTCEHLRKLLRRAAYKEWMQRDLVQATYWHDPLKEEEYRQKSSFLSNINNEVFINLTYIDNLNKLEKFVMVMFLNDTIVQPKESQWFGFYSPGQDTIIRPLNESPLFEDLGLKQLDRDGRLIYLSVEGDHLQMTSKWFIENIIPQLSKN